Proteins found in one Brachypodium distachyon strain Bd21 chromosome 5, Brachypodium_distachyon_v3.0, whole genome shotgun sequence genomic segment:
- the LOC100832924 gene encoding subtilisin-like protease SBT3.9 has protein sequence MVLRTAFSCALLLATVLFPLSAHASSKLYIVYMGDKKHDDPTVVTASHHDVLTSVLGSKDEALQSIVCSYKHGFSGFAAMLTKSQAETIAKFPEVISVKPNTYHEAHTTRSWDFLNLDYNQEPQQPVALLQKANYGENIIIGVIDSGIWPESRSFDDAGYSPVPARWRGTCQIGQEFNATGCNRKIIGARWFTGGLSDEALKGDYMSPRDFGGHGTHVASTIAGSPVRGASYGGVLAAGMARGGAPSARLAIYKVLWGQNGRGSDAAILAAIDHAINDGVDVLSLSLGEAGSENVGFGSLHAVQRGISVVFAGGNDGPVPQTVMNAVPWVTTVAASTVDRAFPTLMTLGNNEKLVGQSLHHTASSISNDFKAFAYAGSCDALSLSSSNVTGKIVLCYAPAEAAIVPPRLALSRAINRTVEAGAKGLIIARYAADDLDTLAECNGIMPCVLVDFEIAQRILSYGDITDNPVVKVSRTVSVVGNGVLSPRVASFSSRGPSPTFPDILKPDIAAPGVSILAAERSSYVFKSGTSMACPHVSAVTALLKSVHRDWSPAMIKSAIITTASVTDRFGMPIQAEGVPRKLADPFDFGGGHMDPVRAVDPGLVYDVDAKEYNKFLNCTLGLLEGCQSYTRNLNLPSIAIPNLKEKVMVRRTVTNVGPSEATYQATLEAPAGVVVLVEPSVIRFTRGGSRSATFTVTFTAKHRVQGGYTFGGLTWSDGNTHSVRIPVAVRTVIQDFVADTS, from the exons ATGGTTTTGAGAACAGCCTTCTCTTGTGCTCTGCTACTGGCGACAGTACTGTTTCCTCTTTCAGCTCACGCGTCCAGCAAA CTCTACATTGTGTATATGGGGGACAAGAAACACGATGATCCAACCGTGGTTACCGCCTCCCACCATGACGTGCTAACCTCTGTTCTTGGGAG CAAGGATGAAGCCTTGCAgtcgatagtgtgcagctacAAGCACGGATTCTCTGGGTTTGCGGCGATGCTCACCAAATCACAAGCTGAAACCATTGCAA AATTCCCTGAAGTTATCAGCGTGAAGCCTAACACCTATCATGAAGCACACACAACCCGGAGCTGGGACTTCCTCAATCTTGACTACAACCAAGAACCACAGCAACCGGTCGCCCTCCTCCAGAAAGCAAACTACGGTGAAAATATCATCATCGGGGTCATCGATTCAG GCATTTGGCCTGAATCGCGGAGCTTTGACGACGCCGGGTACAGCCCCGTACCGGCACGGTGGAGAGGCACATGCCAGATCGGCCAAGAATTCAACGCCACGGGTTGCAACAGAAAGATCATCGGCGCTCGGTGGTTCACCGGCGGCTTGAGTGACGAGGCGCTAAAGGGCGACTACATGTCGCCAAGAGACTTCGGTGGCCACGGCACGCACGTCGCCTCGACGATCGCCGGCAGCCCGGTGCGTGGCGCCAGCTACGGcggagtcctggccgccggcatgGCGCGTGGTGGGGCACCCTCCGCAAGGCTTGCCATCTACAAGGTGTTGTGGGGCCAGAATGGACGAGGCAGCGACGCCGCGATCCTTGCCGCCATCGACCATGCCATCAACGACGGCGTGGACGTCCTGTCCTTGTCGTTGGGGGAAGCCGGTAGCGAGAACGTCGGGTTCGGGTCGCTGCATGCTGTTCAGAGAGGCATCTCCGTCGTGTTCGCCGGCGGGAACGATGGCCCCGTGCCGCAGACGGTGATGAATGCCGTGCCGTGGGTCACCACGGTGGCCGCCAGCACCGTTGACCGGGCTTTCCCGACCTTGATGACACTGGGGAACAATGAAAAGCTGGTG GGGCAATCTCTTCACCATACTGCATCTTCGATTAGCAACGACTTTAAGGCCTTTGCTTATGCAGGGAG CTGCGATGCGCTGTCACTGTCATCAAGCAACGTCACCGGTAAAATCGTCCTGTGCTATGCACCAGCGGAGGCGGCCATAGTACCACCTCGGCTAGCACTTTCTCGAGCCATTAACCGTACTGTAGAGGCTGGCGCGAAGGGCCTTATCATCGCACGGTATGCTGCGGATGACCTCGACACCCTGGCTGAGTGCAATGGCATTATGCCCTGCGTGCTGGTGGATTTCGAAATCGCACAGAGAATTCTCTCCTATGGGGACATCACAGA TAATCCGGTGGTCAAGGTGTCGCGTACCGTGAGTGTTGTTGGAAACGGGGTGTTGTCGCCGAGGGTCGCCTCGTTTTCTTCAAGAGGACCAAGCCCCACATTCCCTGACATACTCAAG CCTGATATAGCTGCCCCAGGGGTCAGCATCTTGGCAGCTGAGCGCAGCTCGTACGTGTTCAAATCCGGGACATCAATGGCGTGCCCACATGTCTCGGCGGTGACCGCACTTCTCAAGTCAGTTCATCGTGATTGGTCACCTGCCATGATCAAATCTGCCATCATAACCACAG CATCAGTGACGGATCGGTTTGGTATGCCAATCCAAGCAGAGGGGGTCCCGAGGAAATTAGCCGACCCTTTTGACTTTGGAGGTGGTCACATGGACCCAGTTAGGGCAGTCGATCCTGGATTGGTTTACGATGTTGATGCAAAGGAGTACAACAAGTTCTTGAACTGCACCCTAGGATTGTTGGAAGGTTGTCAGTCTTACACCCGCAATCTCAACCTCCCCTCAATCGCCATACCGAACCTCAAGGAGAAGGTCATGGTTCGGCGCACTGTCACAAATGTCGGGCCGTCGGAAGCAACGTACCAAGCCACACTTGAGGCTCCAGCAGGGGTTGTTGTGTTGGTGGAGCCATCTGTTATCAGATTCACAAGAGGTGGAAGCAGGAGTGCGACATTTACGGTGACATTCACGGCGAAGCATAGAGTGCAAGGTGGGTACACCTTTGGAGGCTTGACATGGTCCGACGGAAATACCCACTCCGTAAGAATTCCGGTCGCAGTACGTACTGTGATACAAGACTTTGTGGCAGATACATCTTAA
- the LOC100831101 gene encoding glycine-rich protein 5-like, whose product MAVSTTRSSASASAFFFFLACFATMFSSSVVDARHFPFPREEHATTSRGTIKFSWPFFSRNTGSGGGHGSGSGHGFGWAVSHNDTTTTVGLGGGIGGGAGRTITTGAASSAGGGLGLGVGIVFSKKGGLDVAIGVGGGASAAEAAACAPDGGGGSVSVGGGEGVGIHVSPRGGVTFSHSGGSAGGGSGVGVGHAGDAVGSGQGSGTAGGGVGTGGGGGSGSGPGASGGGGGGGGGGGHP is encoded by the coding sequence ATGGCTGTCTCTACTACAAGAAGCAGTGCCAGTGCCAGtgcattcttcttcttcctcgcatGTTTCGCCACGATGTTCTCATCATCTGTCGTCGACGCACGGCATTTCCCTTTCCCTCGTGAGGAACATGCCACCACCAGCCGCGGCACCATTAAATTCTCCTGGCCGTTTTTCTCAAGGAacaccggcagcggcggcggccatggctccggcagcggccacgGGTTCGGCTGGGCCGTGTCGCACAATGACACGACCACGACCGTCGGGCTCGGCGGCGgtatcggcggcggcgcaggaagAACTATTACTACTGGTGCTGCTTCTTCTGCTGGCGGTGGACTCGGCCTCGGTGTCGGCATCGTGTTCAGCAAGAAGGGAGGGCTCGACGTGgccatcggcgtcggcggtggcgcctccgccgccgaggctGCCGCGTGTGCAcccgatggcggcggcggcagcgtgaGTGTTGGTGGTGGAGAAGGCGTAGGCATCCATGTGAGCCCACGGGGTGGTGTCACGTTCTCGCACAGCGGAGGAAGTGCTGGAGGAGGTAGCGGGGTTGGCGTTGGACATGCAGGCGACGCTGTGGGGAGCGGCCAAGGTTCTGGgacggccggcggtggcgtgGGGACTGGCGGTGGGGGTGGATCCGGCTCCGGACCAGGAGCTtctggtggcggtggcggcggcggcggtggcggcggccacccCTGA
- the LOC100835496 gene encoding ubiquitin-fold modifier-conjugating enzyme 1, with translation MEGWDKGTKSVVGEIPLLSTRAGPRDGDAWRQRLKEEYRALIAYTSVNKSKDNDWFRISAANPEGTRWEGTCWYVHNLRRYEFPLQFDIPVAYPQVAPEIELPTLDGKTHKMYRGGKICLTVHFKPLWAKNCPRFGLAHALCLGLAPWLAAEVPILVDSGMVKHKDDESAPADVASGSAAVAS, from the exons ATGGAGGGATGGGACAAGGGGACGAAGAGCGTGGTGGGCGAGATCCCACTGCTGTCAACGCGGGCGGGGCCTCGTGACGGTGACGcatggcggcagcggctcAAGGAGGAGTACCGCGCCCTCATCGCCTACACCTCCGTGAACAAGTCCAAGGATAACGACTGGTTCCGCATCTCCGCTGCCAACCCGGAAGGCACCCGCTGGGAGGGCACCTGCTGGTACGTCCACAACCTCCGCCGCTACGAGTTTCCCCTCCAGTTCGACATCCCCGTCGCCTATCCTCAGGTCGCCCCTGAGATTGAGCTCCCCACCCTCGACGGCAAGACCCACAAG ATGTACAGGGGAGGGAAGATCTGCCTCACCGTGCACTTCAAGCCGCTGTGGGCGAAGAACTGCCCGAGGTTCGGGCTCGCCCATGCTCTGTGCCTTGGCCTGGCGCCATGGCTCGCGGCAGAGGTGCCGATTCTGGTTGATTCGGGTATGGTGAAGCACAAGGACGATGAGTCTGCCCCGGCAGACGTTGCATCTGGctctgctgctgttgcttctTAG